Proteins encoded within one genomic window of Paenarthrobacter sp. JL.01a:
- a CDS encoding dihydrofolate reductase family protein → MPTFQYYVAATIDGFIASPDDDLGWLLQFESVDGVNEGIESFMAGVGCIAMGGDTYRWLMDHQPDTWPYPDIPCWVFTHHEYSAPAGADITFVRGDVTEFAPDLLKDAGPKNVWLLGGGDLVAQFADAGLLDDIIVTVVPVVLGAGKPLLPLKGPTAPLELVSSRILGGAAAELHYRLPRRPR, encoded by the coding sequence ATGCCGACCTTCCAGTACTACGTAGCTGCCACCATCGACGGATTCATTGCTTCCCCCGATGATGACCTTGGGTGGCTCCTGCAGTTCGAAAGCGTTGACGGCGTGAACGAGGGCATCGAGTCCTTCATGGCCGGCGTTGGCTGCATCGCCATGGGTGGGGACACGTACAGGTGGCTCATGGACCACCAACCGGACACGTGGCCCTACCCCGACATCCCATGCTGGGTCTTTACCCATCACGAGTACTCCGCACCCGCTGGCGCGGACATCACCTTCGTCCGGGGTGATGTCACGGAGTTCGCCCCGGACCTGCTGAAGGACGCCGGCCCGAAGAATGTCTGGTTGCTCGGTGGAGGGGACCTCGTGGCGCAGTTCGCCGATGCCGGCCTGCTCGATGACATCATCGTCACCGTCGTGCCGGTCGTTTTGGGCGCGGGAAAGCCGCTCCTGCCGCTCAAGGGCCCGACGGCGCCGCTTGAGTTGGTCTCGTCAAGGATCCTTGGCGGGGCCGCGGCAGAGTTGCATTACAGGCTGCCGCGGCGTCCGCGTTAG
- a CDS encoding hotdog fold thioesterase, whose translation MMDNFTPNSFVDQLNEAGVPEEFHDWLSAHGVGTLVVKMGIRFTEMSAERMVATMPVEGNTQVAGILHGGAHVVLAETLGSFAASLHAGRGRHAVGIEVGATHHRSIATGIVTGTCTAIHLGGTLATHEIVITDEKGRRLSTARITNMIRDNRH comes from the coding sequence ATGATGGACAATTTCACGCCGAACAGCTTTGTGGACCAACTCAACGAGGCCGGAGTACCGGAAGAGTTCCACGATTGGCTTTCCGCGCACGGAGTGGGGACGCTCGTGGTGAAAATGGGAATCCGTTTCACCGAAATGAGCGCAGAACGCATGGTGGCTACCATGCCGGTCGAGGGAAACACGCAGGTGGCGGGCATCCTCCACGGCGGGGCCCACGTTGTGCTGGCCGAAACCCTGGGCTCTTTCGCAGCATCGTTGCACGCGGGAAGAGGACGCCACGCTGTGGGCATCGAAGTGGGTGCCACACATCACCGCTCCATAGCGACGGGTATCGTGACAGGCACCTGCACGGCAATCCACTTGGGTGGCACCCTGGCCACCCATGAGATTGTGATCACTGACGAGAAGGGCCGCAGGCTTTCAACCGCCCGCATCACCAACATGATCAGGGACAACCGCCACTGA